The Aphis gossypii isolate Hap1 chromosome 3, ASM2018417v2, whole genome shotgun sequence genome includes a region encoding these proteins:
- the LOC114120200 gene encoding uncharacterized protein LOC114120200: protein MGDDQERAQRLRDRAITKRTTVVSQIRGIHAQGSRALLDSTLVSDFQHAAVDLDALWIQFRTEDDSVLNHLSDLGELNDYSPDLPGEVRNLITTSKSMISQLTPSGAELIDLSYLKNQVDKRQNVSYQVGSSSSSTSIPSSRLPEIPLPIYDGDFHQWPTFRDQFRANIDSRPIPKADKMYYLVGCLRGVASDAIRGIPMSEDNYDLAWSTIEHRFNRPRLVAMSLIDKLFQLPVSTHESLTDLNTFVSKFSEGLSLLKSLKIPDLGSFVLFSMAFRCLPIATRELFETTVTNQGDYPTIDALLACIQSRVSTLEIIGDSKPGTANSQSKSYRPSNRKGDRSSHSGYSHAASLLTTKSGKSCPCGTASHTLDSCSQFVSWAIEERSKWMRDHSLCFNCFSDSHWSNKCRSKPSCKQCSRNHHTLLHMGGRSTKEKVPESKANSSLCASQPMAATSTSCSVMLGTALVHVRDRSGTWQTMRALVDCASQISAVTVSCADRLGLKRSSWTAPVTGLAGHPVSSVLGRIDCIVQPRFAPEPSLAIQAWVLPSITGDMPHKTLNSAIKDKFSNLALADPSFYVASSVDMLLGADIYATIMNGHKIEIDSSLPSAFNSVFGWILIGPVPHTIIEPLHALPVSLTISIEEQMNKFWDIEEPEAAPDAFTDEGKCESIFRNECVRLPSGRFSVPLPFRVPVSPTTFAGSRSMAVKRFESLERKLLSNPSLQTLYTNFMGEYLALGHMSAATTPGHYFVPHHAIYKADDGDAKIRVVFDASARCSAGPSLNSCLLPGQKLQQDLIDVLTRFRIYPHAFTADICKMYRQIQVLPEYRKYQHILWRSSPHDQLVEYQLNTVTYGVTCAPFLAIRVLQSIAETDCVDADHVRDALLYQTYVDDICVGADSVEGALEFQSSLQRILAKSGLELKKWSSNTHEILTSVPAADRVSTPLPFHDSEDVGTKVLGLQWNPNEDFFSCALRFKPSPVFTKRGVLSMVARIFDPLGLFGPTIFRAKCIMQRTWQLGLTWDEPLPPEIHADWSSFLSDLPSLSTIRVARHFSTFGQSSCYLLGFCDASQLGYAAVVYVLSADSSSVQPAVLVGSKTKLAPMKPLTIPRLELNAAVLLARWLGRIKRILDPHLKIIETYCWTDSMIVLSWLTVPHTSFKVYVSNRIHQIRTIMPDCKWSHIESTNNPADCASRGVMPSELTKLSLYWQGPAILRANPSTWINLVTPMPLCSLPEVLPVSLTTRTDPHDCNEEWFNRFSSYDRMIRVTTILHRFINRRCRRCVLEPIPTKSLSLVEVDCATRSIIRESQRIHFSDLLRELSSGARVSSKPLARLAPFVDDVGIIRVGGRLRHSTLSYECKHPMLIAKRSHLALLICRRWHRLTCHSGPRVMISLILRQYWIIAIRSVVHEVVTKCSVCVRLAAKPPQPLMADLPAARVQQVRPFARVGVDYAGPLQMRELKLRKSRSYKVYIAVFVCFSIKAVHLEVVSDLSTDAFLAAFDRFVGRRGLPSDVYSDCGTNFIGADKQLQTLINSPQGQLAIDTNSRPHCKWHFNPPSAPHFGGLWEAAVRSTKRLLVRTMSTHVFTYEEFSTVLIRIEAVLNSRPLTPASTDPHDLECLTPGHFLIGQPLLAVPPRSNPDATRNLTNRWKLLDQCHQAFWKRWSSEYLTTLQQRTKWADRVPNLKVNDMVVVVDNQAPPLFWRLGRIIELVPGSDGTVRVASVLTQQGRITRPVVKLVVLPTD from the coding sequence TCCACCTCCATCCCATCATCTCGTTTACCCGAAATACCCTTGCCTATATATGATGGTGATTTTCACCAGTGGCCTACATTTCGCGATCAATTCCGCGCAAATATCGATTCAAGGCCCATACCTAAGGcggacaaaatgtattatctagTTGGCTGCTTACGTGGGGTGGCTTCTGATGCCATACGTGGCATACCGATGTCCGAAGACAATTATGACCTGGCTTGGTCAACAATTGAACACCGGTTCAATAGGCCACGATTAGTCGCCATGTCGTTAATTGACAAACTGTTCCAATTACCCGTGTCCACTCACGAATCATTGACAgacttaaatacatttgtcaGTAAATTCAGCGAAGGCCTATCCCTAttaaaatcactaaaaattCCAGACTTGGGTTCCTTCGTATTGTTTTCAATGGCTTTTCGCTGTTTACCAATCGCAACTAGGGAACTGTTCGAAACTACTGTCACGAATCAGGGTGACTATCCGACTATTGATGCATTACTGGCGTGCATTCAGTCTCGAGTGTCAACGTTGGAAATTATTGGTGATTCGAAACCAGGAACCGCGAATTCACAGTCGAAGTCGTATCGTCCGTCGAATCGTAAGGGAGATCGATCCAGTCATTCTGGCTACTCACATGCTGCATCATTGCTTACAACGAAGTCTGGAAAATCTTGTCCATGCGGCACGGCAAGTCATACCTTGGACTCCTGTAGCCAATTTGTGTCGTGGGCAATCGAAGAACGTAGTAAATGGATGCGTGATCACAGTTTATGTTTCAACTGCTTTAGCGATTCTCACTGGTCTAACAAGTGCCGGTCAAAACCAAGTTGCAAGCAATGCTCTCGGAACCATCACACCTTGTTACACATGGGTGGACGCAGTACCAAGGAAAAGGTTCCTGAATCCAAAGCTAACTCCTCCTTGTGTGCATCTCAACCGATGGCCGCCACTTCTACATCATGTTCAGTGATGCTGGGGACAGCGCTTGTCCACGTGCGTGACCGTTCCGGCACATGGCAGACGATGCGTGCACTGGTTGATTGTGCTTCACAAATAAGCGCTGTTACCGTATCATGCGCGGACCGCCTTGGTTTAAAACGCTCTAGCTGGACTGCGCCTGTTACTGGTTTAGCTGGGCATCCTGTTTCTAGTGTACTGGGCCGAATTGACTGCATCGTCCAGCCCCGGTTTGCACCTGAACCATCGTTGGCCATTCAAGCTTGGGTATTGCCGTCCATCACTGGGGATATGCCCCATAAAACATTGAATTCTGCCATTAAGGATAAGTTCTCAAATCTTGCCCTGGCTGACCCTTCATTCTACGTCGCATCTAGTGTAGACATGCTGCTGGGTGCTGACATATACGCCACTATTATGAATGgccataaaattgaaattgactCTTCTCTTCCTTCGGCATTCAATTCGGTATTTGGTTGGATACTAATTGGACCTGTTCCACATACCATCATCGAGCCACTTCATGCGCTCCCGGTATCACTGACCATATCAATTGAGGAGCAGATGAACAAATTTTGGGACATCGAAGAACCTGAAGCGGCTCCAGATGCGTTCACCGATGAAGGGAAGTGTGAGTCCATATTCAGGAACGAATGTGTGCGGTTGCCATCTGGTCGTTTTTCTGTTCCTCTACCGTTTCGAGTCCCTGTTTCACCAACAACATTTGCTGGTTCTCGTTCAATGGCAGTCAAGCGTTTTGAGTCATTGGAGAGGAAGCTACTGTCTAATCCATCTTTGCAGACACTATATACGAATTTTATGGGCGAATATTTGGCATTAGGTCATATGTCGGCAGCGACCACGCCCGGTCATTATTTTGTCCCTCATCACGCAATTTATAAGGCAGATGATGGTGACGCAAAGATCCGTGTGGTGTTCGATGCGTCTGCGCGATGTTCAGCCGGACCGTCGTTGAACAGTTGTTTGCTTCCAGGGCAGAAGCTACAACAGGACCTAATCGATGTCCTAACGCGATTTCGCATTTACCCACATGCATTCACGGCGGACATCTGCAAGATGTACCGTCAAATCCAAGTGCTACCAGAGTACCGCAAGTACCAGCACATTCTGTGGCGATCATCTCCACATGACCAGCTTGTTGAGTATCAGTTAAATACTGTCACGTATGGAGTGACGTGTGCTCCATTCCTGGCCATACGCGTGCTTCAGTCAATTGCTGAAACCGATTGCGTCGACGCCGATCATGTCCGTGATGCCTTGCTGTACCAGACATACGTCGACGATATCTGCGTAGGAGCGGATTCAGTTGAGGGAGCTTTGGAGTTCCAATCGTCTTTACAGCGTATTCTCGCAAAATCTGGGCTCGAACTTAAAAAATGGTCCAGCAACACTCATGAAATTTTGACGTCCGTGCCGGCAGCTGATCGGGTAAGCACGCCGTTACCATTCCACGATTCCGAAGATGTAGGAACAAAGGTACTGGGATTGCAATGGAACCCTAACGAAGATTTTTTCAGTTGTGCGTTGCGCTTTAAACCATCTCCAGTATTCACTAAACGTGGCGTGTTGTCAATGGTAGCCAGAATTTTCGACCCGTTGGGGTTATTCGGCCCGACAATTTTTCGGGCAAAATGCATCATGCAGCGAACGTGGCAACTAGGATTGACGTGGGATGAACCATTGCCTCCTGAAATCCATGCTGATTGGTCCTCGTTTCTGTCCGATCTGCCATCTTTATCGACGATTCGAGTCGCACGCCACTTCAGCACATTCGGACAATCGTCATGCTATCTGTTGGGATTTTGCGACGCTTCGCAGCTTGGATATGCCGCGGTCGTATATGTGTTGTCAGCCGATTCATCAAGTGTTCAACCTGCTGTTCTCGTCGGGTCTAAGACCAAGCTTGCTCCGATGAAACCGTTAACAATACCACGACTGGAGCTGAACGCCGCAGTGTTACTCGCCCGGTGGCTTGGGCGCATCAAGCGAATATTGGATCCTCATCTCAAAATTATTGAGACTTACTGCTGGACCGACTCGATGATAGTCCTGTCCTGGTTAACCGTCCCTCATACTTCGTTCAAAGTGTATGTGTCCAATCGTATCCATCAGATCCGCACCATAATGCCGGACTGTAAGTGGAGCCATATTGAGTCGACAAACAACCCTGCCGATTGTGCGTCAAGAGGTGTGATGCCTTCAGAACTCACCAAGCTATCCCTCTATTGGCAAGGTCCTGCAATTCTTCGGGCCAATCCATCTACGTGGATAAATCTCGTAACACCCATGCCACTATGCAGCTTACCTGAAGTATTACCAGTGTCTCTCACAACTCGAACCGACCCGCATGACTGTAATGAAGAATGGTTCAACCGTTTTTCCTCATATGACCGCATGATTCGCGTCACCACCATATTGCACCGTTTCATCAACCGACGGTGTCGTCGTTGTGTCCTAGAACCAATTCCCACGAAGAGTCTGAGTCTAGTTGAGGTCGACTGTGCAACTCGTAGTATTATCAGAGAGTCGCAACGTATTCACTTCTCTGACCTATTACGTGAGTTATCTTCTGGGGCTAGAGTATCCTCAAAACCGTTGGCTCGTTTAGCTCCGTTCGTCGACGATGTTGGAATCATTCGAGTTGGTGGCCGCCTTCGTCATTCCACCCTATCGTACGAGTGTAAGCACCCAATGTTAATTGCCAAACGCTCCCATCTAGCGTTATTGATTTGTCGTCGGTGGCATCGCCTGACATGCCACTCCGGCCCCCGTGTCATGATATCACTCATTTTACGCCAATACTGGATCATCGCCATTCGCTCGGTTGTACATGAAGTGGTGACAAAATGTTCTGTTTGCGTTCGTTTAGCTGCAAAACCTCCTCAACCTTTGATGGCGGACCTTCCTGCTGCACGTGTGCAACAAGTCCGTCCATTCGCCCGAGTCGGCGTGGACTATGCCGGCCCTCTACAAATGAGAGAATTAAAGCTTCGGAAATCTCGGAGCTATAAGGTGTACATAGCGGTGTTCGTCTGTTTTTCTATAAAGGCGGTCCACCTTGAAGTGGTGTCGGATTTGTCAACCGATGCTTTCTTGGCAGCGTTTGACCGTTTTGTCGGCCGTCGTGGACTCCCCAGTGATGTATACTCTGACTGCGGAACAAACTTCATAGGTGCTGACAAGCAACTGCAAACGCTTATTAACAGCCCTCAAGGTCAGCTCGCCATTGATACCAACTCTCGTCCACATTGTAAATGGCATTTTAACCCCCCCAGTGCTCCGCATTTTGGTGGGTTATGGGAGGCGGCTGTCCGGTCCACTAAGCGTCTGCTGGTTCGCACAATGAGCACCCACGTCTTCACTTACGAAGAATTCAGTACTGTCTTGATCCGCATCGAAGCCGTCCTCAACTCTCGACCACTGACGCCCGCATCCACAGACCCTCATGATTTGGAATGTCTCACGCCTGGGCATTTCCTCATTGGACAACCACTGCTCGCTGTTCCACCTCGTTCCAACCCAGATGCTACCCGTAATTTGACAAACCGGTGGAAGTTATTAGATCAGTGCCATCAAGCATTTTGGAAACGTTGGTCATCGGAGTACTTGACAACGCTCCAACAACGCACTAAATGGGCAGATCGTGTCCCTAACCTTAAGGTCAACGACATGGTCGTCGTGGTTGACAATCAAGCACCTCCTTTATTTTGGCGTCTCGGTCGCATTATTGAACTGGTGCCAGGATCCGACGGAACCGTGCGAGTTGCGTCGGTGTTAACGCAACAGGGACGCATTACACGACCAGTAGTTAAACTGGTTGTGCTACCGACCGactga